The DNA region GTTCGTCGGGCGTCTCGATCCGCGGAAGGGCGCCGATCGATTGATCGCGGCGATGCCGCAGATCCTCGAGCGCACCCAGGGCCGGGTTCAGCTGCTGATCGTGGGCGACTCGTATCTGCGTCCCAAGCTCGAGGCCTCGGTCGCCCCCTCGGCGCGCGCGCGCGTCCGGTTCCTCGGCCACGTCCCGAGCAGCGATCTGCCTCGGTGGTACGCCACCGGCGACATCTTCGTCTCCCCCGCCTCCGGCAACGAGAGCTTCGGCATCGTGCTGATCGAGGCGATGGCCACGGGTCGCGCGGTCGTGGCCTCCGACATTCCCGGCTATCGCTCGGTGATCACGCCGGGAGAGAACGCGGTGGCGGTGCCGCCGGGCGACGTCTCGGCCCTCGCCGAGGCGATCGCGGCGCTGGCGGTCGACCCCGAGCGCCGCCGACGACTGGGATGCAAGGGACACGAGCGCGCGCAGGAGTTCTCCTGGCCGCGGGTCACCGATCGCATCGAGGCCGTTTACCGCCAGGTGGTCGAGCGCCGGCGCAGCGCCGCCTCCGCGGCCTGATCCGGAGGGCCTCATGCAGGCCAAGGACGGCGAGAGCCCGGCTCCCGGTCCCGCGGTGAGCGCCGCGACGCCTCCGCTCTTCCGCCAGCGCAACTTCCTGGCGCTCTGGTGGGGACAGCTGATCTCGCTCCTCGGCGAGCGCCTCACGTATCTGGCGCTGGTCGGTCTGCTGGCGGAGCACACCAACCACTTCGCCGATCCCAAGTCGTCCCAGCTGCTGAGCCTGCTGGCGATCGTGATGCTGGCGCCGGTGCTCATGTTCGCGCCGTTCACCGGAGCGTGGGTGGACCGCTGGAACCTGCGGCATGTGCTCATCTGGTCGGACCTGCTGCGCGCCGGCCTGGTGGCGCTGATTCCGCTCTCGTACGCGACCAGCCATCACACGCTGCCGGTCTACGCGCTGGTGTTCGGACTCTTCGCCTGCAACGTCTTCTTCCTCCCCGCCAAGAGCGCGATCACCCCGGAGATCGTTCCCGCGCCCCAGCTCCTGGCGGCCAACGCGCTGCTGGCGGCGGCGGGCATCGCCGCCACCGCGTTCGGCGCGCTGGGCGGCGGATGGATCGTCGACCATTGGGGCTGGTCGCGGGCGCTGTGGATCAACGGCGTCACCTACCTGGTCTCGGTCGTGGCGCTGGCCATCATCCTTTACACGCCGCACCATCCGCACGGCCCTCCGCCGAAGATCTCGCTGCGCGCCTACCTCAAGGAGGTGCTGTCGGGATGGGACATCGTGCGGTCGAACCGCGGCGTGGGGCTGGCGCTGGTGGCGCTCGCCGCGGTGTGGGTGTCGGGCGGCTTCCTCCACGTCGCGGGGAATCAGCACATCCAGAGGAACGCCTTGCAGCCGGGCATGGAGCGGGTCGGAGTGCTTCTGGCGGTGCTGGGCGCCGGGGCCGGGCTCGGGACCTGGTGGGTCAATCGCCACCATCATCGAGTGACTGCCGGCGCGCTGCTCGGATGGGGACTGATCCTCGCCGGCTCGAGCCTGGTGGCGTTCGCGATGTCGAGCCACTTCGCCGTCTATGCGGCCGCCGCCTT from Candidatus Eisenbacteria bacterium includes:
- a CDS encoding MFS transporter, with the translated sequence MQAKDGESPAPGPAVSAATPPLFRQRNFLALWWGQLISLLGERLTYLALVGLLAEHTNHFADPKSSQLLSLLAIVMLAPVLMFAPFTGAWVDRWNLRHVLIWSDLLRAGLVALIPLSYATSHHTLPVYALVFGLFACNVFFLPAKSAITPEIVPAPQLLAANALLAAAGIAATAFGALGGGWIVDHWGWSRALWINGVTYLVSVVALAIILYTPHHPHGPPPKISLRAYLKEVLSGWDIVRSNRGVGLALVALAAVWVSGGFLHVAGNQHIQRNALQPGMERVGVLLAVLGAGAGLGTWWVNRHHHRVTAGALLGWGLILAGSSLVAFAMSSHFAVYAAAAFVVGLGAAPSFTLAETLLQQSTETRQRGRVFSARDFLMRLVFLIGVSVAGVVTRGFGTQAALLIA